A window of Pseudomonadota bacterium genomic DNA:
TATCTCCCATGATATTTCGGGGTTCGTTTTTCGGCAAAAGCATCAATCCCTTCGCGCCAGTCAGCGGTGTTCATGCAGGCCAGGATGGCTTCGGCTTCCAGCATCAGGGTGGTTTTAAGATCCAGAGCTTCTGCTTGGTTCAGAATAGTTTTGGCGAAGCGCATCGAGATCGGAGCCTTAGTCGCCAGCTTTGCGGCCAGCTCAAGGGCGCTCGGGAGTAGCGCGGCTACCGGGACTGATTTCAAGGCCAACCCGATGGCAACGGCCGCCGGTCCGTCCAGCACCCGGCCGGTGAAAATAAGTTCCTTGGCTTGCTGGCGGCCGATCAACTTGCTCAGATGAGAGGTGACTCCGCCACCGACAAAGGTCCCCAGCCCGGTTTCAGGAAAGGCGATCGAGGCGCTATC
This region includes:
- a CDS encoding enoyl-CoA hydratase/isomerase family protein, with the translated sequence MDYETVRYSVSNRVGIISLNRPERMNAVIEQLYLDMQAVLQTAETDSEVRALILTGSVRRTPKGDQQAFCAGADLKEHRKGERSPWQQREYILLAHETTRRLYTFPKPVIVAVNGPARGAGSEMALNGDFLLMADSASIAFPETGLGTFVGGGVTSHLSKLIGRQQAKELIFTGRVLDGPAAVAIGLALKSVPVAALLPSALELAAKLATKAPISMRFAKTILNQAEALDLKTTLMLEAEAILACMNTADWREGIDAFAEKRTPKYHGR